Genomic segment of Arachis hypogaea cultivar Tifrunner chromosome 11, arahy.Tifrunner.gnm2.J5K5, whole genome shotgun sequence:
CTAATACTATATTAAACACGGTTCAATTAGCATGATTCCTCTTGGTAGAAATGCTTCCTAAATGCATCCATATGATCCACTTGCAAACATATAGCAAGAACAACAGAACCATCACTATCAAGACCAGGAAGAAGAACAGAATCACCATCAAATTCATGTGTACCGGGATACATTTGAACCTCTTTACCCCATCCAAAGTCAAGGCCGTTGACCGGCAAAGTCAACCAACTGACCACACCCATGTTAGGGTTACCATAGAATGGACCCTTGTCACTTCTCATGGCATGAAGATCCTGAAACCTGCTCAAATCCTGTTGGTTCTTCAAGAACTCAATCTCTGACTTGATGTACTCATCAGTCACCTTCTCAATGGCTTCCCTTATTCTGCTTGAAGCATACCCTAATGGCCTTGAAACCAAATCACCGGAAAGAGAGGTTGCAACCACGTCCAAGGTTGCGTTCCCGAAGTACCCTTTTGGCAATGGCGGCTTCATGCGACACCTTGAATCCACACACACCCCTAGACACGTTGGTTGGTCATTTTTGTGCTCCCTTGCCTTGCATGCGCTTCTCCACACGTGCCCCGCTACTGTTTCGTACCTACAACACAACATATGCTAAACTTGCATAagtgaaaaaattaataatcattagtttttatttattattttacaaatATCCTCGCTTTAAATAGCTTTTTTCCGCAAACCTTATCGAGAAATGGCAAATATTTTTAGTGGAAAAAACAAATTGTTAGTGTTGGTTCTAAGTTCTAACGCATAAATACAAGTgaggaagaattttttttttggaacaattagtaattaatatttaaaaatataaattaaaaatatgttattattagattattattaaaaatttaaattaataattaaaaatattgaatgaaagtaataaattatgttggctcttgaatttttttaatacaagtattaaatattttctaaaatattaacttatatcaaattaaattctttaaataAACTCTTAATATATTATAGATtttgttaagaaattaatttttcttttaactaacaataatttaacaaaataacaaagtattgaaaaaataaaaaaaaaaatggattatCATTGAATATTCACTTGAATATGATAGCTAATGagatgaaaaaaaaagttaattattacttaattagttaattatactaaaaagataataatacaatcattttatttaatttaatatctacaattttataataaaaactcaCATATACAGTTATATTCAtataaaattgatagttaaaatttgttaaattatctaataattctcaacaattaattttacataaagataactgcatataaatttttacttaattttatatatgtaacatttttattatatctaaatttatttatttatttattttaataataattaataaatataaaataaaaaaattagactatTTTGGATTAATTTATACAACTATACaaaatatacactaaaattaattatcaatataaaatatatattaaaaataaattaaattatacttatatttatatacaaatatatgataactaattttaatatataaataatattttatattttttattatcttgtaaatattttttggtaGTTGATTACCTGGTATAACCACGTCCATTGCTAGGTTTACCCCAACTAAGATTTGCCAAATTCCTCAACCCATCAACTTGTTGTTTGCTCAACTTGAAAAACTCCACCGTGGTTTTCTTTTTCCTCTGCTCCATATTGGTAGACTGCCCCAGCAACAACGGAGGATTTTCGAACTCCGACCGCCCATGGCCagccggcaacggcgccaaaggTGGTTCTCCGGCACGCAACACTTTCCTATCAAGAAACGGCACCATCTCCAAGGCCTCACCGCGCGCAAACCTCGACCACTCGTTGATAAAATGCAGTGCACTTTGTCCATCGGCAATGGCATGAGAAATCGCCAAGCTGAGGCCGAATCCGCCACACTTGAACGTCGTGAATTGAACAATGAACAGCGGCAACTCATGAATCGGGAGAGTATAGTCTACGTTTGGAGAAAGGTGGTAGAGATACTCGGACGAAAGTGACAAGTCACCAACCTCTTCTAGGGTTGATGACGATTCGGCTTCAATGAACTGAGCTCCCATGGCGTTGCATTCGAGCTGAAGACGACCGTTATTTATCCAG
This window contains:
- the LOC112723585 gene encoding spermidine hydroxycinnamoyl transferase, with translation MAITLIGSCMVRPNEATWCGRLPLSEWDQIGTITHVPTIYFYHKPTTLHTSTIVNTLKDSLSRVLVPFYPLAGRLHWINNGRLQLECNAMGAQFIEAESSSTLEEVGDLSLSSEYLYHLSPNVDYTLPIHELPLFIVQFTTFKCGGFGLSLAISHAIADGQSALHFINEWSRFARGEALEMVPFLDRKVLRAGEPPLAPLPAGHGRSEFENPPLLLGQSTNMEQRKKKTTVEFFKLSKQQVDGLRNLANLSWGKPSNGRGYTRYETVAGHVWRSACKAREHKNDQPTCLGVCVDSRCRMKPPLPKGYFGNATLDVVATSLSGDLVSRPLGYASSRIREAIEKVTDEYIKSEIEFLKNQQDLSRFQDLHAMRSDKGPFYGNPNMGVVSWLTLPVNGLDFGWGKEVQMYPGTHEFDGDSVLLPGLDSDGSVVLAICLQVDHMDAFRKHFYQEESC